The Gemmatimonadota bacterium genome contains the following window.
GGCAGGGATCGATGATTCTGAGATTCGGGTGGTGCGCACGGCTGATATGCGATATGTTGGGCAGGGGCACGAGATAAGCGTTCCCGTGCCTTTGGGAGAATTTATGGAAAGTTCCGATGGCGCGCTTCAAGCGGCTTTTGATGCGTCTTATAAAAAATTATATGGACGTCTGTGTGATGGGGTTCCCGTTGAGGCCATTCACTGGCGCGTGACGGTTTCGGGACCAGAGCCGGAAATTTGCGATGTTGGGACCATTGGAGAGGTCGCAGGCGATCAGGTGTCCGAGGGACAGCGCGATGTTCTTTTTCCAGATGGGAAATACAGGACTGCGGTTTACAGGCGGGAGGAACTTGGAAGAGGGGCTGTTTTGCAAGGTCCCGCTATTGTCGAGGAAGTTGAATCCACTACGGTATTGCCGCCCGGATGGGTATTGCAAGTCGATGATACGGGTAATCTGATTCTCATCAGGGAGGACGTATGAAGGATCGCACAATTGATGCAGTTGAGCTGGAAGTGCTGTGGAATCGCCTTATTTCTATTGTGAATGAGCAGGCTGCAGCACTGATGCACGCTTCTTTTACAACGGTGGTGCGCGAGGCTGGCGATTTGTCTGCGGGGGTGTTTGACCGCGGGGGAAACATGCTGGCGCAAGCGGTGACGGGGACGCCGGGACATATCAATACGATGGCAAATTGCGTGCGGCATTTTGTGAAGGCGTATCCGATTGATACGCTGAAACTCGGCGATAGTTTGCTCACCAATGATCCGTGGTTGGGGTCGGGGCATTTGCACGATATTACGGTTGTTACGCCGGTTTTTTATCGAGGTAGGGGCGTGGGGTGGTTTGCCAATACTTGCCATGCAATGGATATTGGTGGTCGCACGCTGGGTGCCGGTGCGCGTCAGGTGTATGAAGAGGGCCTGAATATCCCGATTATGAAATTGTTTAGCGAAGGGGAGATCAATCGCGATTTGATCGCAATTGTGCGGGCAAATGTGCGCGAGCCAGATCAGGTCGTCGGCGATTTGTACGCGCAGCAGGCGGGGAATGATGTGGGGGCTGTCAAGTTGCTTCAGGCGCTGGAACATTACGATCTCGCAGATCTGGAAGGGTTGTCGAAACTGATTTTGGATCGGTCAGAAGCGGCGACCCGAGAGGCGATTTCGGAGATCGCAAATGGCGTTTATGAGGATGAAGTGAAACTCGATGGGTACGATAGGCCGCTGGTTATTCGCGCAAAAATTATTATTAAAGATCGCAGTTTGGTAGTTGATTATACGGGCACATCGCCACAGGTGGATCGCGGGATCAATGTGGTGTACAATTATACGCATGCTTATACGACTTATCCTTTGAAATGCGCCATTAGTCCGCATATTCCCAATAATGAAGGCAGTTTTCGTCCCATAACAGTTACGGCACCTGAGGGATGTATTTTAAACGCGCAATTTCCGTGTGCTGTGGGCGCGCGGCACCTGGTTGGGCATTTTCTTTCACAACCGCTGTTTGGGGCACTTTCTCAGGCGATTCCCGATCGCGTGATTGCCGATGGGTCGGCTGGGCTTTGGAATACGCAGTTGGAGGGGATAGGTCGCACGGGTGAACGCTTTGCGTATATCTTTTTTTCCGCAGGTGGTATGGGCGCGCGTCCCGGCGATGATGGGATTTCGGCGACGGCGTTTCCCAGTGGGATTAAGGGTGTGCCTGCCGAAGCGATTGAGTCCGTGTCGCCAGTGATTATGCACAGGCGCGCGTTGATTCCCGATTCTGGCGGTGCGGGTACTTTTCGAGGGGGGCTGGGGCAGGAGATGGTGTTGTCTGTTGATTCCGAACATCCCGCGCTGCATTCGTGTATGTACGATCGCACGCGCTATGCACCGCGCGGTTTTTTGGGGGGGCGCGATGGCAGGTGCGGCGAACTTTTTTTATCGGATGGCACTGTTTTGCCGCCAAAGGGGCGCTATGACCTCCAACCCGGGCAGTCGGTGACATTGCGTATTCCGGGTGGTGGGGGCTATGGGTCGCCTTTTGAACGCGATCCCAAAAGAGTACTGGAGGATGTTAAACAGGAGCGGCTATCAATTGAAGCTGCGCGAGATGCTTACGGCGTGGCGATTACGGCTGATCTCGAGGTGGATGTTGAGGAGACCGCTGTTTTGAGGAAAAAATAAATGAATAAAAAAAAGGACCAGACATATTCCCCTGTGGCATTGTGGCTGGCGTGGAAGCGCATTTTTGCTTTTGCCCGGCCATACATGTTTCGGCTCGTCCTGGGGCTGGTATTTACCGCGTTTTCCTCAGGTGTGTGGCTGATGATTCCGCTGGGCTTGCGGTCGCTTTTGGATTCTGTGTTCGAGCAGGGGGATAGACACCAGTTGGATTTACTGGCGCTTGGCATGCTGGTGCTTTTTGTGCTTCAGTCGCTTTTGCATGTGGGTAGCCATTACTGGATTTCCTGGGTGGGTGAGCGCGTGGTGACGGATCTGCGCAAGAAGGTTTATGCGCATTTGCACCTTTTGGGACTTCGCTTTTATGCCGATCACAGGTTGGGCGAACTGATGTCGCGCCTGACCAATGATGTGGGAGCTATCAGAAATGCTGCGACGGGTGCTATTTCGCAGGTTTTGATGACGGGGATTATGACTGTTGGCTCTGTGGCGGCTATGGTTGTTCTCAATTGGCGATTGAGTCTGGTGGTGTTTGCTGCCGCGCCAGTTGCCGCTGTTGGGACGCGCTATTTTGGACAGCGCATCCGCGAGTTGTCTCGCACGGTTCAGGATCGGTTGGGCGATACGACTGCGATTGCCGAAGAAGCCCTGTCGGCTGTGCGGGTTGTCAAGGCGTTTGCACGCGAAGTTTTCGAGGTGAATCGATATGGCGAGGCAAACGAAGATTTGTTTCGCACGTCGCGCTATCGCGTGATTATGGAAGCGGTTTTTTCGGCTTGTATCGCATTTCTTTTTATGCTGGCGCTGGTGGTGATTTTCTGGTACGGGGGCACAGAGGTGCTGGCCGGGCGCTTGTCGGCGGGCGATCT
Protein-coding sequences here:
- a CDS encoding hydantoinase B/oxoprolinase family protein, whose product is MKDRTIDAVELEVLWNRLISIVNEQAAALMHASFTTVVREAGDLSAGVFDRGGNMLAQAVTGTPGHINTMANCVRHFVKAYPIDTLKLGDSLLTNDPWLGSGHLHDITVVTPVFYRGRGVGWFANTCHAMDIGGRTLGAGARQVYEEGLNIPIMKLFSEGEINRDLIAIVRANVREPDQVVGDLYAQQAGNDVGAVKLLQALEHYDLADLEGLSKLILDRSEAATREAISEIANGVYEDEVKLDGYDRPLVIRAKIIIKDRSLVVDYTGTSPQVDRGINVVYNYTHAYTTYPLKCAISPHIPNNEGSFRPITVTAPEGCILNAQFPCAVGARHLVGHFLSQPLFGALSQAIPDRVIADGSAGLWNTQLEGIGRTGERFAYIFFSAGGMGARPGDDGISATAFPSGIKGVPAEAIESVSPVIMHRRALIPDSGGAGTFRGGLGQEMVLSVDSEHPALHSCMYDRTRYAPRGFLGGRDGRCGELFLSDGTVLPPKGRYDLQPGQSVTLRIPGGGGYGSPFERDPKRVLEDVKQERLSIEAARDAYGVAITADLEVDVEETAVLRKK